TCCATCCACGTCTGTACTGCTCTttaaagaggaagaagatggggTGGCCTATCGTACGAGAAACCGCCATACACTTCAGCCAGAAGATATTGAACGCTCTGCAGAATTTGGGCCGGTTTaactgctgctggctggtaCAAAAATGCAACTCTTTGATTGCCTGCTGCCTCAACGCCTGTCTTTTTGCTTGTCCGTACGAGGATTCAACTGCTCGATCGTCTGCTGCCTCGACGCctgtctttttttgcttgTCTGTACGAGGATTCAACTGCTCGATCGTCTGCTGCCCCAACACCTGTCTGTTTTGCTTGTCTGTATGAGGATTTAACTGCTTATTATTATTAGCTGCTGTTTCTAAGAAATAAAGGTTGCTCTATACATACCTGCATGTAATCTctcttctggatgctggaGTTCTAACATCCTGAGGCTGgcttgatggtgatgacttAGCAACACAATACAAGAGACAGCTGTATTATCTCCCTGACCtctctttcatcttccgcaaccaccaccacctccccTCAACCACCACCATTATCATCAACTATGGCGTACGAGAATCAATTTCCCGCCCCTTTTGATCTCTGGAAGCATCTGCTAACTGTTTATCGTACGATTTGTATGATTTCATGCGATTATTCGCACGATTCATGCAAATTGTACGTGTGTTAGTCTCAACCCCAACAACGCGCCCGCCGATGTGCCAACTAATCGTCCGATGagcctggaggagctggaagggctCTTTGCCCGTGCCATACAGGCAACAGCTCCAGGCCAGAACCTGGTCCTTCCTATTGGGGGTTGTTTGTTGACACACTACATACATAATAACCTACAGAAGAATCTGCTAGCCCGTCCAGGCCAAGCAATAGCAGTGAACCCTGGCAAGGTCACTGCAGCGCGGGTTGACAGCAGACGAGACTTGTACGTCAACGCCCTTCTCATTCAATCACGGGGGCAACGCTTGGAGGTCCCTTGTACATCCTGCCAAGGTGTATGAGGCCAACTTGCCTTTCCTGAATGCCGCCATGTTCCAGGGGCGTTTGGGGGAGCTTGCGGCAACTGCAAGTGGCCTGACCATGGCTCTCGCTGCTCCGTGCAAGATGAGAATTGGAAGACTGTAGATGCTGTTGGCAACGGTCAGCCTCAGAGGAATGGACGGTGTCGTGGTCACCTACTTAATATATGTTCAGGGGAGGCAGGTGCAGCTGATAACCCAATCGActtggatgaggaggaggaggaggaggaggaggaggaggaggaggaggacgatgatgatgatgatgatgatgatgataatgatgatgatgatgggggGCCTAATAATCCCATCCAGCTATAAGGTACGTACAAATTTTCGTTTGCAAGCAgagcaccaacaccagcaccagcataCCTAGTTGTACGGGCGTTGTGTACAGCACCCTGAGCAAGGCTTGCACCTCTTCGTGGTGCTCAGGACGAGTAACTACCAGCCAGTGGTAGTGAAACTAAGCAGGCTTATTATGTATCTAGTTTTCTGCCGGTCATATACTAGCGCTTACCTGAAATTATGGTTGTTGCAGTTTTGTCGTAATAGTCTGCCGTAGATACAATctcctcctgccctttcccctttgtagacttgttaaacccaacccacaaaacccgccccaacccgccccgacccgccaagaaatgggttgggttagacctttctaattatccattgggttttggatatttttggctgtCCCAAAGCCCAGCAGAGCAACCTGCTAGGTTGCCAAGATAATTAAAGATATctaaataggtatattactatatttagattatattttcttacttagatagtttataatacagtatttaaatatagtattttattaactatgtagattACTGCTACATTGCTAAACctatgggcggtttactcttcaggtaacccaccccaaatgttaagggacgtatttagatggatcttcctatctagacgtgccgtacgtacaggaaggaattgctaaagaagaaaggagaaagaaggattgttgttgtgaggaagtcttgtaggtggctcaccgccttcaggacagcgcaggccttggccgagtcactaaggtctaaggtccttgtataggcaaaggacccataacaccaaaaaccgcgtgggcagatcagctaggcttgaaaacccgccccaacccgtggtttaacaagtcttCTGCATAGGGACTTATGATCTTTGTCAAGCAAACCCTAACAATAAATCCtgcagccactgccactggaTATTATGGCACCACACCAGAAAGTCAAAGTCATCTGTTATTCTAGTATCACAAGCCCCAAACCAGGTTCTAAATTAAGGCATGCCACCTGCAGTACATGGATTGGATCTCCCTATCTAGAAGAATGTGCCTGTGCCTGGCCAATGCTTGTAGATAGGGCTTACATGGTTGCATTGCAGCTTTGATTTGCGGCACTGCTTGCAGGAAGGGAGTTGGTTGTTGCGGGGGGTTGTTATTTACTTACTAGTTTAGTACACGCAGTGGGATATGCCAACCACAAAGGATATCGCGATGATAATCGGCATTGCCGCTCTAACTGCGGCAGTCGTTGTGCTCGGTAATGCCTGGACTGTCGGGACGAGCGGCTTGGAAGGAGCTTCCAGCCCgactggatggatggaaATGAGCCTGCGGCACATTACATTGGTGAGCAGACCCTCAGGAGCTCTTTGGATTGGTAGTTTCTGAGAGCCCGATACTAGAAGTTCGTCCTCCGACCATCCTTCACATAATGAAATCATGTAGTTGATAGCTAGCGACAATATACCAGAGTTCTATGGGTGAGTAGTAACTTTCTGCTTTGTGATGTGGTCAACGGTTGAAAAGAGAGGTACAAGAGGCGGGGAAAAATTATGGCGGACGAATTGAGTGGATGCTTGCTCCCTTGCCCAATAATGCCGTTGTAGTAACCTCGCCCAGGCACGAAGAAGAGTTTGATTTCTGTCTTGAATTGCAGGGGATGGGCGATCTTCTGGTTCTCTACTCTGCGATACATCAGTGTGGGCACTGATTAGCCCTATTTAAGTAACTAAGTGGTGCCGGTGAATTACTCCTGATGGGCTCCCACGCCTATCCTCTGTGTACTCGCCAGAGAATAGTAGAGCATGGCAGCTGATTGATTAGGGCAGAGATAGGCTGCTGGATCTTGTATATATCAAATTGAAGGACACAGCGGGGACGGTGGAAGTGTAGCCGGGATGGATATAGTTCTTACTGTCATAACCTTCACGGACCTCGGCAAAGCGGCTTAGCTCGACCCCGAGGATCCGCGGCTTCATTAATTATCAACCCCATATTTCTCTCATTGTAGTTTCAATAACCACTGCCAACGACGCCTGCCATGCCAGCAATCGCCCCATCGGAGCCGCCGAGCTTCGTTCAGGCGCTGCACCTGGAGAAATTACCCGCTGCTGGCGAGCGATACTTGAGCACGTTCCCCGCACTATCTTACGACTATGCGCCCGGGAAACCCCTGAGCGTCAATCGCTCCTACGGAGGACACGCGTTTGCACAGGCCATCTGGGCAGCGAGCCTGGGGATCAGAGATTCCGGTCTTCGCATCCATGAAGCCAATGGCTACTGGACGTTGGCAGGCTACGCCAACCGGCCATTTCTCTACGAAGTCAAAACACTGTCAATAACGCGATCGTTTGCTCTGCGCGAGGTGATTGCTCGCCAGCCAACGACCCCTTCGGATGAGTGCCCATTCCCAAAATCAGACGGTGATAAGGAACTTGGTCCGGTCGCATTCGCGCTCACCTGCTCCTTCAAGCAAAGAGAAAGCGGTCCAGCATACTGGCTGAAGTTTGACGCCAACAAGTATGGCAATCTGCTACAGCAAGATCCCAGTTCATACCTGCAGGATGTCTACTTAAAAGGACCCAACGGGGTCGGTTCAATCAGGCTCGCCGACTTTCCAAGTTTAGACATCCGAACCCCCGATTTACAGGAGCACAGCATCAAAAGCCCAGGAACTTCCCACAGACGCTTACATGTGTATCGTGCTTCGGAGGCGTTGGACCTCGATCCAAATCTAGTGGCAGCTCTCCACGCATACGTCTCCGATCGGGCCGGCTTGAGCGTCCTGCTGAATGCCTTTGGGGCCACTGACTTAGGCATCTCCGGCAGCCTCAGCCATAAAATCCTTTTTCATGTCAGCCcggagaagatggctgtTGATAAGAGAACATGGTTTACCCAGGAGATGTCCAGCAGTCGTGGTGGAGAGGGACGAGGCGTTATCGACAGCCGCATCTGGAGTCCGTCGGGGGAGCTGGTGGCAACCACCATCCAGGATGCCCTCTTTCGTCAGCCCAAGGCTAAGTTGGCTTAACAGAATGCTTGATAAGATTAGATTTATGCTGGCTTTATGCATCCCATCCCtattgttatgggtcctttgcctatacaaggaccttagaccttagtgactcggccaaggcctgcgctgtcctgaaggcggtgagccacctacaagacttccttgcaacaacaatccttctttctcatttcttctttagcgattccttcttgtacgtacggcacgtctagataggaagatccatctaaatacgtcccttaacattaggaatcgctgaccaatctcaataatagtatgaggagaccttttactatgacaatggaagaagaaagcgtcgcattgttgctacagcagctccaggagctccgtacagagatgcggactcagaaacaacagctccaagaagagaataacagcttacgggcggaactacaggccgtacggaactcgcaactgagaaaccatccaccagttaccactacagttacatccgcaacgcccaccccctacgaacgaagctatccccgtcctcgtcacccggatgtcgaaccctttactggagaagaccctaaggactaccctcctttccagatgaaccttcgtacgaagtttgcaatcgacgccgcctgctaccctacagaggaggaacaagtttactatgcctacagccgcctgagaggaaaagccagccagcgtgtactaccatggctcttggctcgccagaaatctgagactcccgtgctatgggcagaatgtctccgcggtactagacaaggcctttggtgaccctgaccgacagagaaaggctcttgtacgagtgaatacaatgaagcaagggaaacgtgactttgaagagttcttgaatgaatttgacgaagaacttcttaatgctggagggattaattgggatgataaccagaagaaggccttgttggacacggcaattaatgttgagttgctaaaagccatggttggtattaggcaggaggattcgtacgacaa
This sequence is a window from Aspergillus nidulans FGSC A4 chromosome IV. Protein-coding genes within it:
- a CDS encoding uncharacterized protein (transcript_id=CADANIAT00000990); the protein is MALNPNNAPADVPTNRPMSLEELEGLFARAIQATAPGQNLVLPIGGSRPGQAIAVNPGKVTAARVDSRRDLYVNALLIQSRGQRLEVPWEAGAADNPIDLDEEEEEEEEEEEEEDDDDDDDDDDNDDDDGGPNNPIQL
- a CDS encoding uncharacterized protein (transcript_id=CADANIAT00000991), whose amino-acid sequence is MPAIAPSEPPSFVQALHLEKLPAAGERYLSTFPALSYDYAPGKPLSVNRSYGGHAFAQAIWAASLGIRDSGLRIHEANGYWTLAGYANRPFLYEVKTLSITRSFALREVIARQPTTPSDECPFPKSDGDKELGPVAFALTCSFKQRESGPAYWLKFDANKYGNLLQQDPSSYLQDVYLKGPNGVGSIRLADFPSLDIRTPDLQEHSIKSPGTSHRRLHVYRASEALDLDPNLVAALHAYVSDRAGLSVLLNAFGATDLGISGSLSHKILFHVSPEKMAVDKRTWFTQEMSSSRGGEGRGVIDSRIWSPSGELVATTIQDALFRQPKAKLA
- a CDS encoding zinc finger CCHC domain-containing protein (transcript_id=CADANIAT00000992); this translates as MRRPFTMTMEEESVALLLQQLQELRTEMRTQKQQLQEENNSLRAELQAVRNSQLRNHPPVTTTVTSATPTPYERSYPRPRHPDVEPFTGEDPKDYPPFQMNLHKAFGDPDRQRKALVRVNTMKQGKRDFEEFLNEFDEELLNAGGINWDDNQKKALLDTAINVELLKAMVGIRQEDSYDNYCNQLREINHNLQRVARLTRKGSRAAVPTHVARTRPAGGSDRTGTPDQMDWEATHAQIAALQKEVAALRTKGTRTPRKASQAPAEEKQKRLSEGKCLRCGDPDHFIQECPTKPTRRPRQVATVQEEQDQMDDYSESESENE